Genomic window (Aquimarina sp. BL5):
GGAAGCCGATTATAAGTATAACAGTTTAGGAATGGAAACTGAACGTATACTTTCTGGCGGTGTAACCAGTACTTGGAATTACGATAGCGCTGGTAGACCATTACTACAAAAAGTAAGAAACCAAGGCGGAGAACAAAGAAACCGTTCTTATAACTGGGATGTCAATAATAAATTAAAAAAAATTACAGATAACTTAACTAGAGGAATTGTTCAATTTAGTTATGATGATTTTAACAATCTAGCTTCTGCTCAGTACGAAGATGGCAGTTACGATTATAAACTACCCGATGAAGTTGGAAACCTATATCGCACCAAAGGTAAGAATGACAAAGAATATGGTAAAAGTGGTAAACTCCTACGATCGGGAGGAACAACATATAGGTATGATGAAGAAGGAAATTTAATACAAAAAGATACCCCAAAAGGTCTCTGGAAATACCAATGGGAAGCTGGGGGAATGTTACATAGCGTTACCAAACCAGACAAAACCCAAATAGTATTTGAGTACGATCCTCTGGGTAGACGAATCACAAAAAAAACACTATCATCTCAAAAAGAGTCAGGAGATGATAAAATTACAAGATGGATTTGGGATGGAAATGTACCGCTACATGAATGGAAATACAATCTAAAACACCGACCCAAAACGATAATCGACGAGTCAGGAAACATCTCAAAAGATAAAAAAGAACCTGTAGAAGAATTAATTACTTGGGTATTTGATCAAGGAACTTTTAAACCCGCAGCAAAAATAACTAAAGATGAAACCTATTCTATTATTACCGACCACCTAGGTACCCCTATAGAAATGTACGATAGTAAAGGTAAAAAAACTTGGGCTGTAGAGTACGACATATATGGAAAAGTTCGTAAACTTGTTACAGGTTCGTTGAATGATTGCCCATATAGATATCAAGGACAGTATGAAGACACTGAAACTAATCTATATTATAATAGATTTAGATACTATTCACCAGATTCTGGAACATATATTTCCCAAGATCCAATCAGGTTATCAGGAAACAATCCTAATATTTATGCGTATACTCATGATAGTAATACTTGGATCGATGTTTTTGGGCTTGATGAAAAATATAAAGCAGAAACAGTTAATGGTCGTAAGGTTTATAAAAACAATAAAGATGTCACACCTGGAAAACCAGAAATAGTGGATTCAAGTGTTCATCCTTCTATTAGAGAAAGAATCAACAATGGTGAAACAAATTTAGATTTAATGAATGCTGGAAATGCTCCTATTGGACCAGATGGAAAGCAGATTAACCTTCATCATATTACAGGAGAAGAACCTGGAGCGATGGTAGAATTAACAGCAACAACTCATAAAAAATTTCATAAGGAATTACACGGATTGATTGAAGATGGAAATAGTTTTAGAAATAATAAAGAATTAAAAAATTCATATAATAATTTTAAAAAGAATTATTGGAAAGAACGAGCTAAAGATTTTGGAAAATAAAATTAATTATGAAGTATTTAGAATTTGCATTAAACGTTAAAGAAAAAAACAAAGATTTAGAAATTTTTGGAGGAGTTCACATTGATGAAATCAAAAAAACAGAGAAACAATTGATGATAAAATTCCCAAATGAATACGTTAGTTTTTTAAGGCAATGTGGTACGTGTGGTTATGCGGATACATTTATTTCTGGGTTGTTTTTAAAATGGGATAATATGGAATCTAGAGGAAGTATTTTAGCTGATACTATTTTCGCAAGAAAACATCATAATTTAGATAAAAAATATGCAGTCTTAGAATATGCAGAGGATGACAATTATTATCTTCTAGAAGTATCATCAGATATAAGACAAACAAAAGGCAAGGTATTTAGCGTTGATATTGACTTTAAATCTCAATTAAAAGCACCTAATTTGGTTTTTGAATCTTTTGAAGAATACTTTAAATTTTTTATTGACTCAGAATAATTTTTAATATTTAGATAGGTTCTAGTTAATTCTA
Coding sequences:
- a CDS encoding SMI1/KNR4 family protein produces the protein MKYLEFALNVKEKNKDLEIFGGVHIDEIKKTEKQLMIKFPNEYVSFLRQCGTCGYADTFISGLFLKWDNMESRGSILADTIFARKHHNLDKKYAVLEYAEDDNYYLLEVSSDIRQTKGKVFSVDIDFKSQLKAPNLVFESFEEYFKFFIDSE